A single region of the Papilio machaon chromosome 13, ilPapMach1.1, whole genome shotgun sequence genome encodes:
- the LOC106719338 gene encoding uncharacterized protein LOC106719338 isoform X3: MNDIGVKITESPKDISGISPAPESVDNDVDPLSIEDTDVGSAKDPLNEVDNDVEEKKESCDDNAKEDNISESPNDEILTVQPETIKEVLLKDEAPITVIEEKNVSDDVAISLKPDQTPDNTVSESRELPQETKQSVEVPKVKEPSPVKETPAAEPEEVKTQETDTDVAMTEVVQTSEKTEKTESKINTQSFNGDVIKEEQSTKRRISEDVDTESPLKKLCQEVEKTFPQHDVMISDYIQTATKNNVDEIQRHTEQLLSEIQTLRELAQKKEHEWNNILHLKKVKEEILLRLLRRKQVLSFEKSADVNGSERTDPFDYLNQAKNLAIDKSDEISGLAIKQPNSTMVNPILQPPVLPVTTHFNHMSGLPPPYDKAAHMQSMPKPVFHQPLMLPGPIPGFSRDMNGQMNSFGMPMGRQGPTKDVKSIIADYRQRNPEVTPRRGRRMKSILNPNMMNPPRPIAPKIDNLNNFNNLNMLFNNLDMNQKAMLERLQQIQAGGLPNGVSFKDVLVQFANMQQTNPNLMPTRPMDMPSRPEHHVRPDGRRRQDRSHEEPHIPKQVERLASPSPRLPPPPPYPEISLLPVTTSQETSQSQSSLLHGILTKNCGEITITPVQPTPPPEPQPEKTEEVVQLDDEESPASECSGGGSPAGSGSGRLVIDEGGAGEGEAAEGEGGDGAAEAGAPLCQGCRRRDAQFVCAGCANQWYCSRDCQVAAWDDHSEMCSG; encoded by the exons atgaatgATATAGGCGTTAAAATAACAGAATCTCCGAAGGATATATCGGGGATTTCTCCAGCGCCAGAGAGTGTCGACAATGACGTCGATCCATTATCCATAGAGGATACGGATGTGGGTTCGGCTAAGGATCCCTTGAATGAAGTAGATAATGATGTAGAGGAGAAGAAGGAAAGCTGTGATGACAATGCCAAAGAAGATAATATAAGTGAGAGCCCTaatgatgaaattttaacTGTGCAACCGGAGACTATTAAAG AAGTATTGCTGAAAGATGAAGCACCTATAACTGTGATAGAGGAAAAAAATGTGTCAGATGATGTCGCGATTAGTTTAAAACCTGACCAAACTCCTGATAACACTGTGTCGGAGTCCCGCGAACTGCCTCAGGAAACGAAGCAGTCTGTTGAGGTCCCGAAAGTTAAGGAACCGAGTCCGGTTAAGGAAACTCCTGCGGCAGAGCCCGAGGAAGTGAAAACACAGGAGACTGACACTGATGTGGCAATGACTGAAGTGGTGCAGACTAGTGAAAAGACAGAGAAAACCGAATCAAAAATCAATACGCAATCTTTTAACGGCGATGTTATTAAG GAGGAGCAATCAACAAAACGACGAATTAGCGAAGACGTTGACACAGAATCACCGCTAAAGAAGCTCTGCCAGGAAGTCGAGAAGACTTTCCCTCAGCACGATGTCATGATCAGTGATTACATTCAGACCGCCACCAAAAACAACGTCGATGAAATTCAGAGGCATACAGAACAACTGCTCTCAGAAATACAAACGCTAAGAGAACTCGCTCAAAAGAAAGAACACGAATGGAATAACATATTGCACCTTAAGAAGGTCAAAGAAGAAATTCTATTACGACTTCTAAGACGCAAACAAGTTCTATCCTTCGAGAAATCGGCAGACGTAAACGGTTCGGAGAGGACGGATCCCTTCGATTATTTAAATCAAGCTAAAAACCTGGCCATAGACAAGAGCGATGAAATCTCAGGGTTGGCGATCAAACAGCCGAATTCTACGATGGTCAACCCTATCCTACAGCCGCCAGTGTTGCCAGTCACGACGCATTTTAACCACATGTCAGGGTTGCCACCGCCGTACGATAAAGCTGCACACATGCAATCTATGCCTAAGCCAGTATTCCATCAACCTTTAATGTTACCTGGCCCTATACCCGGTTTCTCTAGAGATATGAACGGCCAAATGAACAGTTTCGGTATGCCGATGGGTCGACAGGGTCCAACTAAAGACGTCAAGTCGATAATAGCTGATTATAGACAGAGGAATCCAGAAGTAACGCCGAGACGCGGAAGACGGATGAAGTCAATATTGAATCCGAACATGATGAATCCACCGAGACCGATTGCACCTAAAATtgataacttaaataattttaataatcttaatatgCTTTTCAACAATTTGGATATG AACCAAAAAGCGATGCTGGAGAGACTACAGCAAATTCAAGCGGGCGGACTTCCCAACGGTGTCTCGTTTAAGGACGTACTCGTTCAATTCGCTAACATGCAGCAAACAAACCCTAACCTTATGCCAACCAGGCCAATGGACATGCCCAGTAGACCGGAGCACCATGTGAGACCTGATGGGAGACGGAGACAGGATAGAAGTCATGAAGAGCCGCACATTCCTAAGCAAGTGGAGCGGCTGGCCTCGCCCAGTCCCCGGCTACCTCCACCTCCGCCCTATCCGGAGATATCATTGTTGCCAGTCACAACCAGTCAGGAGACCTCGCAATCTCAAAGTTCCTTATTACACGGGATATTGACaaag AACTGCGGTGAGATCACTATAACTCCGGTGCAACCCACACCTCCTCCCGAGCCCCAGCCCGAGAAGACCGAGGAAGTGGTGCAGCTG GACGATGAGGAGAGTCCAGCATCGGAGTGCTCTGGTGGGGGCTCCCCTGCGGGCTCGGGCTCCGGGCGACTGGTGATCGACGAGGGTGGGGCTGGTGAGGGTGAGGCGGCGGAGGGTGAGGGTGGTGATGGCGCGGCGGAGGCTGGTGCTCCACTGTGCCAGGGTTGCCGGCGTCGTGATGCTCAGTTTGTGTGCGCCGGATGTGCCAACCAGTGGTACTGCAGTCGGGATTGTCAG GTGGCGGCGTGGGATGATCACTCAGAAATGTGTTCTGGCTGA
- the LOC106719338 gene encoding uncharacterized protein LOC106719338 isoform X4 — MNDIGVKITESPKDISGISPAPESVDNDVDPLSIEDTDVGSAKDPLNEVDNDVEEKKESCDDNAKEDNISESPNDEILTVQPETIKEVLLKDEAPITVIEEKNVSDDVAISLKPDQTPDNTVSESRELPQETKQSVEVPKVKEPSPVKETPAAEPEEVKTQETDTDVAMTEVVQTSEKTEKTESKINTQSFNGDVIKEEQSTKRRISEDVDTESPLKKLCQEVEKTFPQHDVMISDYIQTATKNNVDEIQRHTEQLLSEIQTLRELAQKKEHEWNNILHLKKVKEEILLRLLRRKQVLSFEKSADVNGSERTDPFDYLNQAKNLAIDKSDEISGLAIKQPNSTMVNPILQPPVLPVTTHFNHMSGLPPPYDKAAHMQSMPKPVFHQPLMLPGPIPGFSRDMNGQMNSFGMPMGRQGPTKDVKSIIADYRQRNPEVTPRRGRRMKSILNPNMMNPPRPIAPKIDNLNNFNNLNMLFNNLDMNQKAMLERLQQIQAGGLPNGVSFKDVLVQFANMQQTNPNLMPTRPMDMPSRPEHHVRPDGRRRQDRSHEEPHIPKQVERLASPSPRLPPPPPYPEISLLPVTTSQETSQSQSSLLHGILTKIVTKRFELA; from the exons atgaatgATATAGGCGTTAAAATAACAGAATCTCCGAAGGATATATCGGGGATTTCTCCAGCGCCAGAGAGTGTCGACAATGACGTCGATCCATTATCCATAGAGGATACGGATGTGGGTTCGGCTAAGGATCCCTTGAATGAAGTAGATAATGATGTAGAGGAGAAGAAGGAAAGCTGTGATGACAATGCCAAAGAAGATAATATAAGTGAGAGCCCTaatgatgaaattttaacTGTGCAACCGGAGACTATTAAAG AAGTATTGCTGAAAGATGAAGCACCTATAACTGTGATAGAGGAAAAAAATGTGTCAGATGATGTCGCGATTAGTTTAAAACCTGACCAAACTCCTGATAACACTGTGTCGGAGTCCCGCGAACTGCCTCAGGAAACGAAGCAGTCTGTTGAGGTCCCGAAAGTTAAGGAACCGAGTCCGGTTAAGGAAACTCCTGCGGCAGAGCCCGAGGAAGTGAAAACACAGGAGACTGACACTGATGTGGCAATGACTGAAGTGGTGCAGACTAGTGAAAAGACAGAGAAAACCGAATCAAAAATCAATACGCAATCTTTTAACGGCGATGTTATTAAG GAGGAGCAATCAACAAAACGACGAATTAGCGAAGACGTTGACACAGAATCACCGCTAAAGAAGCTCTGCCAGGAAGTCGAGAAGACTTTCCCTCAGCACGATGTCATGATCAGTGATTACATTCAGACCGCCACCAAAAACAACGTCGATGAAATTCAGAGGCATACAGAACAACTGCTCTCAGAAATACAAACGCTAAGAGAACTCGCTCAAAAGAAAGAACACGAATGGAATAACATATTGCACCTTAAGAAGGTCAAAGAAGAAATTCTATTACGACTTCTAAGACGCAAACAAGTTCTATCCTTCGAGAAATCGGCAGACGTAAACGGTTCGGAGAGGACGGATCCCTTCGATTATTTAAATCAAGCTAAAAACCTGGCCATAGACAAGAGCGATGAAATCTCAGGGTTGGCGATCAAACAGCCGAATTCTACGATGGTCAACCCTATCCTACAGCCGCCAGTGTTGCCAGTCACGACGCATTTTAACCACATGTCAGGGTTGCCACCGCCGTACGATAAAGCTGCACACATGCAATCTATGCCTAAGCCAGTATTCCATCAACCTTTAATGTTACCTGGCCCTATACCCGGTTTCTCTAGAGATATGAACGGCCAAATGAACAGTTTCGGTATGCCGATGGGTCGACAGGGTCCAACTAAAGACGTCAAGTCGATAATAGCTGATTATAGACAGAGGAATCCAGAAGTAACGCCGAGACGCGGAAGACGGATGAAGTCAATATTGAATCCGAACATGATGAATCCACCGAGACCGATTGCACCTAAAATtgataacttaaataattttaataatcttaatatgCTTTTCAACAATTTGGATATG AACCAAAAAGCGATGCTGGAGAGACTACAGCAAATTCAAGCGGGCGGACTTCCCAACGGTGTCTCGTTTAAGGACGTACTCGTTCAATTCGCTAACATGCAGCAAACAAACCCTAACCTTATGCCAACCAGGCCAATGGACATGCCCAGTAGACCGGAGCACCATGTGAGACCTGATGGGAGACGGAGACAGGATAGAAGTCATGAAGAGCCGCACATTCCTAAGCAAGTGGAGCGGCTGGCCTCGCCCAGTCCCCGGCTACCTCCACCTCCGCCCTATCCGGAGATATCATTGTTGCCAGTCACAACCAGTCAGGAGACCTCGCAATCTCAAAGTTCCTTATTACACGGGATATTGACaaag ATCGTTACAAAACGTTTTGAATTAGCTTGA
- the LOC106719338 gene encoding uncharacterized protein LOC106719338 isoform X1, with protein sequence MNDIGVKITESPKDISGISPAPESVDNDVDPLSIEDTDVGSAKDPLNEVDNDVEEKKESCDDNAKEDNISESPNDEILTVQPETIKEVLLKDEAPITVIEEKNVSDDVAISLKPDQTPDNTVSESRELPQETKQSVEVPKVKEPSPVKETPAAEPEEVKTQETDTDVAMTEVVQTSEKTEKTESKINTQSFNGDVIKEEQSTKRRISEDVDTESPLKKLCQEVEKTFPQHDVMISDYIQTATKNNVDEIQRHTEQLLSEIQTLRELAQKKEHEWNNILHLKKVKEEILLRLLRRKQVLSFEKSADVNGSERTDPFDYLNQAKNLAIDKSDEISGLAIKQPNSTMVNPILQPPVLPVTTHFNHMSGLPPPYDKAAHMQSMPKPVFHQPLMLPGPIPGFSRDMNGQMNSFGMPMGRQGPTKDVKSIIADYRQRNPEVTPRRGRRMKSILNPNMMNPPRPIAPKIDNLNNFNNLNMLFNNLDMNQKAMLERLQQIQAGGLPNGVSFKDVLVQFANMQQTNPNLMPTRPMDMPSRPEHHVRPDGRRRQDRSHEEPHIPKQVERLASPSPRLPPPPPYPEISLLPVTTSQETSQSQSSLLHGILTKQASPASQSFSPTLAKLLTSPERKQSAPTLPTFGQAKNCGEITITPVQPTPPPEPQPEKTEEVVQLDDEESPASECSGGGSPAGSGSGRLVIDEGGAGEGEAAEGEGGDGAAEAGAPLCQGCRRRDAQFVCAGCANQWYCSRDCQVAAWDDHSEMCSG encoded by the exons atgaatgATATAGGCGTTAAAATAACAGAATCTCCGAAGGATATATCGGGGATTTCTCCAGCGCCAGAGAGTGTCGACAATGACGTCGATCCATTATCCATAGAGGATACGGATGTGGGTTCGGCTAAGGATCCCTTGAATGAAGTAGATAATGATGTAGAGGAGAAGAAGGAAAGCTGTGATGACAATGCCAAAGAAGATAATATAAGTGAGAGCCCTaatgatgaaattttaacTGTGCAACCGGAGACTATTAAAG AAGTATTGCTGAAAGATGAAGCACCTATAACTGTGATAGAGGAAAAAAATGTGTCAGATGATGTCGCGATTAGTTTAAAACCTGACCAAACTCCTGATAACACTGTGTCGGAGTCCCGCGAACTGCCTCAGGAAACGAAGCAGTCTGTTGAGGTCCCGAAAGTTAAGGAACCGAGTCCGGTTAAGGAAACTCCTGCGGCAGAGCCCGAGGAAGTGAAAACACAGGAGACTGACACTGATGTGGCAATGACTGAAGTGGTGCAGACTAGTGAAAAGACAGAGAAAACCGAATCAAAAATCAATACGCAATCTTTTAACGGCGATGTTATTAAG GAGGAGCAATCAACAAAACGACGAATTAGCGAAGACGTTGACACAGAATCACCGCTAAAGAAGCTCTGCCAGGAAGTCGAGAAGACTTTCCCTCAGCACGATGTCATGATCAGTGATTACATTCAGACCGCCACCAAAAACAACGTCGATGAAATTCAGAGGCATACAGAACAACTGCTCTCAGAAATACAAACGCTAAGAGAACTCGCTCAAAAGAAAGAACACGAATGGAATAACATATTGCACCTTAAGAAGGTCAAAGAAGAAATTCTATTACGACTTCTAAGACGCAAACAAGTTCTATCCTTCGAGAAATCGGCAGACGTAAACGGTTCGGAGAGGACGGATCCCTTCGATTATTTAAATCAAGCTAAAAACCTGGCCATAGACAAGAGCGATGAAATCTCAGGGTTGGCGATCAAACAGCCGAATTCTACGATGGTCAACCCTATCCTACAGCCGCCAGTGTTGCCAGTCACGACGCATTTTAACCACATGTCAGGGTTGCCACCGCCGTACGATAAAGCTGCACACATGCAATCTATGCCTAAGCCAGTATTCCATCAACCTTTAATGTTACCTGGCCCTATACCCGGTTTCTCTAGAGATATGAACGGCCAAATGAACAGTTTCGGTATGCCGATGGGTCGACAGGGTCCAACTAAAGACGTCAAGTCGATAATAGCTGATTATAGACAGAGGAATCCAGAAGTAACGCCGAGACGCGGAAGACGGATGAAGTCAATATTGAATCCGAACATGATGAATCCACCGAGACCGATTGCACCTAAAATtgataacttaaataattttaataatcttaatatgCTTTTCAACAATTTGGATATG AACCAAAAAGCGATGCTGGAGAGACTACAGCAAATTCAAGCGGGCGGACTTCCCAACGGTGTCTCGTTTAAGGACGTACTCGTTCAATTCGCTAACATGCAGCAAACAAACCCTAACCTTATGCCAACCAGGCCAATGGACATGCCCAGTAGACCGGAGCACCATGTGAGACCTGATGGGAGACGGAGACAGGATAGAAGTCATGAAGAGCCGCACATTCCTAAGCAAGTGGAGCGGCTGGCCTCGCCCAGTCCCCGGCTACCTCCACCTCCGCCCTATCCGGAGATATCATTGTTGCCAGTCACAACCAGTCAGGAGACCTCGCAATCTCAAAGTTCCTTATTACACGGGATATTGACaaag CAGGCGTCCCCTGCGTCTCAGAGTTTCTCCCCGACGTTGGCTAAACTGCTCACGTCGCCGGAAAGGAAACAGAGCGCGCCAACGTTGCCAACTTTCGGTCAGGCCAAG AACTGCGGTGAGATCACTATAACTCCGGTGCAACCCACACCTCCTCCCGAGCCCCAGCCCGAGAAGACCGAGGAAGTGGTGCAGCTG GACGATGAGGAGAGTCCAGCATCGGAGTGCTCTGGTGGGGGCTCCCCTGCGGGCTCGGGCTCCGGGCGACTGGTGATCGACGAGGGTGGGGCTGGTGAGGGTGAGGCGGCGGAGGGTGAGGGTGGTGATGGCGCGGCGGAGGCTGGTGCTCCACTGTGCCAGGGTTGCCGGCGTCGTGATGCTCAGTTTGTGTGCGCCGGATGTGCCAACCAGTGGTACTGCAGTCGGGATTGTCAG GTGGCGGCGTGGGATGATCACTCAGAAATGTGTTCTGGCTGA
- the LOC106719338 gene encoding uncharacterized protein LOC106719338 isoform X2, with protein MNDIGVKITESPKDISGISPAPESVDNDVDPLSIEDTDVGSAKDPLNEVDNDVEEKKESCDDNAKEDNISESPNDEILTVQPETIKEVLLKDEAPITVIEEKNVSDDVAISLKPDQTPDNTVSESRELPQETKQSVEVPKVKEPSPVKETPAAEPEEVKTQETDTDVAMTEVVQTSEKTEKTESKINTQSFNGDVIKEEQSTKRRISEDVDTESPLKKLCQEVEKTFPQHDVMISDYIQTATKNNVDEIQRHTEQLLSEIQTLRELAQKKEHEWNNILHLKKVKEEILLRLLRRKQVLSFEKSADVNGSERTDPFDYLNQAKNLAIDKSDEISGLAIKQPNSTMVNPILQPPVLPVTTHFNHMSGLPPPYDKAAHMQSMPKPVFHQPLMLPGPIPGFSRDMNGQMNSFGMPMGRQGPTKDVKSIIADYRQRNPEVTPRRGRRMKSILNPNMMNPPRPIAPKIDNLNNFNNLNMLFNNLDMNQKAMLERLQQIQAGGLPNGVSFKDVLVQFANMQQTNPNLMPTRPMDMPSRPEHHVRPDGRRRQDRSHEEPHIPKQVERLASPSPRLPPPPPYPEISLLPVTTSQETSQSQSSLLHGILTKASPASQSFSPTLAKLLTSPERKQSAPTLPTFGQAKNCGEITITPVQPTPPPEPQPEKTEEVVQLDDEESPASECSGGGSPAGSGSGRLVIDEGGAGEGEAAEGEGGDGAAEAGAPLCQGCRRRDAQFVCAGCANQWYCSRDCQVAAWDDHSEMCSG; from the exons atgaatgATATAGGCGTTAAAATAACAGAATCTCCGAAGGATATATCGGGGATTTCTCCAGCGCCAGAGAGTGTCGACAATGACGTCGATCCATTATCCATAGAGGATACGGATGTGGGTTCGGCTAAGGATCCCTTGAATGAAGTAGATAATGATGTAGAGGAGAAGAAGGAAAGCTGTGATGACAATGCCAAAGAAGATAATATAAGTGAGAGCCCTaatgatgaaattttaacTGTGCAACCGGAGACTATTAAAG AAGTATTGCTGAAAGATGAAGCACCTATAACTGTGATAGAGGAAAAAAATGTGTCAGATGATGTCGCGATTAGTTTAAAACCTGACCAAACTCCTGATAACACTGTGTCGGAGTCCCGCGAACTGCCTCAGGAAACGAAGCAGTCTGTTGAGGTCCCGAAAGTTAAGGAACCGAGTCCGGTTAAGGAAACTCCTGCGGCAGAGCCCGAGGAAGTGAAAACACAGGAGACTGACACTGATGTGGCAATGACTGAAGTGGTGCAGACTAGTGAAAAGACAGAGAAAACCGAATCAAAAATCAATACGCAATCTTTTAACGGCGATGTTATTAAG GAGGAGCAATCAACAAAACGACGAATTAGCGAAGACGTTGACACAGAATCACCGCTAAAGAAGCTCTGCCAGGAAGTCGAGAAGACTTTCCCTCAGCACGATGTCATGATCAGTGATTACATTCAGACCGCCACCAAAAACAACGTCGATGAAATTCAGAGGCATACAGAACAACTGCTCTCAGAAATACAAACGCTAAGAGAACTCGCTCAAAAGAAAGAACACGAATGGAATAACATATTGCACCTTAAGAAGGTCAAAGAAGAAATTCTATTACGACTTCTAAGACGCAAACAAGTTCTATCCTTCGAGAAATCGGCAGACGTAAACGGTTCGGAGAGGACGGATCCCTTCGATTATTTAAATCAAGCTAAAAACCTGGCCATAGACAAGAGCGATGAAATCTCAGGGTTGGCGATCAAACAGCCGAATTCTACGATGGTCAACCCTATCCTACAGCCGCCAGTGTTGCCAGTCACGACGCATTTTAACCACATGTCAGGGTTGCCACCGCCGTACGATAAAGCTGCACACATGCAATCTATGCCTAAGCCAGTATTCCATCAACCTTTAATGTTACCTGGCCCTATACCCGGTTTCTCTAGAGATATGAACGGCCAAATGAACAGTTTCGGTATGCCGATGGGTCGACAGGGTCCAACTAAAGACGTCAAGTCGATAATAGCTGATTATAGACAGAGGAATCCAGAAGTAACGCCGAGACGCGGAAGACGGATGAAGTCAATATTGAATCCGAACATGATGAATCCACCGAGACCGATTGCACCTAAAATtgataacttaaataattttaataatcttaatatgCTTTTCAACAATTTGGATATG AACCAAAAAGCGATGCTGGAGAGACTACAGCAAATTCAAGCGGGCGGACTTCCCAACGGTGTCTCGTTTAAGGACGTACTCGTTCAATTCGCTAACATGCAGCAAACAAACCCTAACCTTATGCCAACCAGGCCAATGGACATGCCCAGTAGACCGGAGCACCATGTGAGACCTGATGGGAGACGGAGACAGGATAGAAGTCATGAAGAGCCGCACATTCCTAAGCAAGTGGAGCGGCTGGCCTCGCCCAGTCCCCGGCTACCTCCACCTCCGCCCTATCCGGAGATATCATTGTTGCCAGTCACAACCAGTCAGGAGACCTCGCAATCTCAAAGTTCCTTATTACACGGGATATTGACaaag GCGTCCCCTGCGTCTCAGAGTTTCTCCCCGACGTTGGCTAAACTGCTCACGTCGCCGGAAAGGAAACAGAGCGCGCCAACGTTGCCAACTTTCGGTCAGGCCAAG AACTGCGGTGAGATCACTATAACTCCGGTGCAACCCACACCTCCTCCCGAGCCCCAGCCCGAGAAGACCGAGGAAGTGGTGCAGCTG GACGATGAGGAGAGTCCAGCATCGGAGTGCTCTGGTGGGGGCTCCCCTGCGGGCTCGGGCTCCGGGCGACTGGTGATCGACGAGGGTGGGGCTGGTGAGGGTGAGGCGGCGGAGGGTGAGGGTGGTGATGGCGCGGCGGAGGCTGGTGCTCCACTGTGCCAGGGTTGCCGGCGTCGTGATGCTCAGTTTGTGTGCGCCGGATGTGCCAACCAGTGGTACTGCAGTCGGGATTGTCAG GTGGCGGCGTGGGATGATCACTCAGAAATGTGTTCTGGCTGA
- the LOC106719315 gene encoding phosphopantothenoylcysteine decarboxylase encodes MDKKKFKLLVGATGSVAALKIPILIDSLLELNNKQQYIFEIYVVVTEHAKHFFETSKLPAVVKICDDAVEWISWKNRGDPVVHIELGKWADMMIIAPLDANTLAKMAQGLCDNLLTCTTRAWDMNKPLLFCPAMNTRMWEHPVTCKHIQTLKEWGHEEIPPIKKQLICGDTGIGAMAEVTTIVDRIKSIADDKVFNTSK; translated from the exons AtggataaaaagaaatttaagttACTTGTTGGTGCTACGGGAAGCGTCGCAGCTCTAAAAATACCAATTTTGATCGACTCCTTactagaattaaataataaacagcaATACATATTTGAg ATCTATGTTGTTGTAACAGAGCATGCGAAACATTTCTTCGAAACATCAAAATTACCCGCTGTTGTAAAAATTTGCGATGATGCTGTAGAATGGATCAGTTGGAAAAATAGAGGCGATCCTGTGGTTCATATAGAGCTTGGAAAATGGGCTGACATGATGATCATTGCACCATTGGATGCTAACACTCTGGCTAAAATGGCTCAG GGTCTATGTGACAATCTACTCACCTGCACCACTAGAGCTTGGGATATGAATAAACCATTGCTGTTCTGTCCCGCTATGAACACTAGAATGTGGGAGCATCCTGTGACATGTAAACACATTCAAACATTGAAGGAGTGGGGCCATGAGGAAATACCACCAATTAAGAAACAGCTGATATGTGGAGACACTGGAATTGGTGCTATGGCAGAAGTTACAACTATTGTGGATAGAATAAAAAGTATTGCTGATGATAAAGTATTCAATACAAGCAAATGA